CATTGGTCAGTTTACAGAGGGATATGCCATTACAAAATTCAAGAATGTGAATGCTGATGGCTCAGAAGCCGTTCATCCTCACCCTGATTTTGTTTGCACCGATTACCCGATGTTCCGTTTGGCTGATGTTTATCTGATGTATGCCGAATCAGTGCTGAGAGGTGGCGGAGGAAATGCAGGTACAGCCCTGGATTTGGTCAATCAGCTCAGGAAAAGGGCTTATGGCGATGAATATGGAAATGTTACAAGCAGCCAAATGGACCTGAACTTCATCCTGGATGAACGTGCCCGCGAACTTTATTGGGAAGGTCACAGACGTACTGACCTTATCAGGTACAACAAGTTTACCACAGCTGACTATTTGTGGCCATGGAAAGGCAGAACTCCTGAAGGATCTGCAACCGGAGCATTCCGCAACTTGTATCCGATTCCATCTGCTGATATGGGAGCTAATCCAAACTTGAAGCAAAATACTGGTTATTAAGAATTTAAAATATATCTAATATGAAAAAAACACTGTTTTTCATCATAGCCCTTGCCGGAATTGTAGTCTTCAATTCCTGTAAGAAGGAGGGAAATGAACCGGTACTTGTAAAGTCAGGTAATCCGGTGATTCACTCCCCCGAAACTAATTCAACTTTTGTTCTTCTTGAAGCCCAAAAAGATGAAGTATTTACTGAATTCAACTGGGATGCTGCAGAATATAATATTTCTGCAGGCAGAAACTGGAACCTGATTAATGAAGATAAATTGGGTGAGGTTACTTATACCATTCAACTGGATACGGAAGCCGATAATTTTAGCAGCCCGATTGCTTTAACAGCAACAACTTCTACCAGTTTTTCACTAACAGTAGGGGAAATGAATGGCAAATTAATTGCTATGGGTCTTGCCACAGGGGAAGCGCATACTATGGTACTTCGTATCATGGCTGACATGGCCATTGAGTCTCCTGCTGATAATGTGTATTCAGAAACTGTAAAGTTTACTGTTACTCCATTTGCTGCTGAAGTAAATTATCCTCCTATTTATTTGCTTGGTGATGCTACTCAGCCAGGTTGGGACAATGCAAACGCTCTGCCTCTGCATGCTTTCAATACTACACAATTTGCCATTGTGGCTAATTTGGGTGGTGAAGGCAAATACCTGAAATTTATCCAAACTCTTGGTCAGTGGGCTCCGCAATGGGGTACTGATGGTGGAACCAGCGAAAGCGGACCACTGGTATTCCGTGAAACTGAAGCCGAACCTGATCCAGCTGCAATTCCTGCACCTGCACTTGAAGGCGATT
The nucleotide sequence above comes from Lentimicrobiaceae bacterium. Encoded proteins:
- a CDS encoding SusE domain-containing protein — protein: MKKTLFFIIALAGIVVFNSCKKEGNEPVLVKSGNPVIHSPETNSTFVLLEAQKDEVFTEFNWDAAEYNISAGRNWNLINEDKLGEVTYTIQLDTEADNFSSPIALTATTSTSFSLTVGEMNGKLIAMGLATGEAHTMVLRIMADMAIESPADNVYSETVKFTVTPFAAEVNYPPIYLLGDATQPGWDNANALPLHAFNTTQFAIVANLGGEGKYLKFIQTLGQWAPQWGTDGGTSESGPLVFRETEAEPDPAAIPAPALEGDYRIFADIANLTYTITKASETLYLLGDGTIPGWDNAAALPMTKVSPGLFEITTTLSGGATFLKFIETLGQWAPQYGTDANGTSDLGNLVLRPTESEPDPPAIPVPASAGTYKITVDLAKMKYTVVPVN